In the Pseudothauera hydrothermalis genome, one interval contains:
- the plsX gene encoding phosphate acyltransferase PlsX has translation MGVTVAIDCMGGDHGPLVTVPAALAFLRSHPDARVVLVGQPDALGPALGNAAAVFGERLRVHPASQVVGMDEAPQAAMKNKKDSSMRVAINLVKEGEAQAAVSAGNTGALMAIARFVLKTLPGIDRPAIATVLPTRQGRTYVLDLGANVDCSPEHLLQFGIMGAQLVSAVEHVERPRVGLLNIGEEEIKGNEVVKQAAVLLRASGLNFCGNIEDIYEGAADVVVCDGFVGNVALKTSEGLAQMLTAFLKEEFARNLLTKLMALAALPALKAFKRRVDHRSYNGATLLGLRGVVVKSHGSADTYAFEQAIHRAAEAAANQLIERIGSRMAAMSHGETA, from the coding sequence ATGGGTGTCACCGTTGCAATCGACTGCATGGGTGGCGATCACGGTCCGCTGGTGACTGTGCCGGCTGCGCTGGCTTTTCTGCGTAGCCATCCTGATGCCCGTGTCGTGCTCGTCGGTCAGCCCGACGCGCTCGGCCCGGCCTTGGGCAATGCCGCCGCCGTGTTTGGCGAACGTCTGCGTGTTCATCCTGCTTCCCAAGTGGTGGGCATGGATGAAGCGCCGCAGGCTGCGATGAAAAACAAGAAAGATTCATCGATGCGGGTGGCCATCAACTTGGTCAAGGAAGGCGAAGCTCAGGCGGCGGTGTCCGCCGGCAATACCGGTGCTTTGATGGCGATCGCCCGCTTCGTGCTCAAGACGCTGCCGGGTATTGACCGGCCCGCCATTGCCACCGTGCTGCCCACCCGGCAAGGGCGCACGTATGTATTGGATCTCGGTGCCAATGTCGATTGCAGCCCTGAGCATTTGTTGCAGTTCGGCATCATGGGCGCGCAGCTGGTGTCAGCGGTCGAGCATGTCGAGCGTCCCCGCGTTGGGCTGTTGAATATCGGCGAAGAGGAAATCAAGGGCAACGAAGTCGTCAAGCAGGCGGCTGTATTGCTGCGCGCGAGCGGCCTCAATTTTTGCGGCAATATCGAGGACATCTACGAGGGGGCGGCCGATGTGGTGGTGTGCGACGGCTTTGTGGGCAATGTTGCGCTGAAGACTTCCGAAGGTCTGGCGCAAATGCTCACCGCCTTCCTCAAGGAAGAGTTCGCCCGCAACCTGCTGACCAAATTGATGGCGCTGGCGGCTTTACCGGCGCTCAAGGCTTTCAAACGGCGGGTCGATCACCGCAGCTACAATGGCGCCACATTGCTGGGTCTGCGCGGCGTGGTGGTCAAAAGTCATGGATCGGCAGATACCTATGCGTTCGAGCAGGCGATCCATCGTGCGGCCGAAGCAGCCGCCAATCAGTTGATCGAGCGCATCGGCAGCCGCATGGCGGCAATGAGCCACGGGGAAACAGCATGA